Below is a window of Impatiens glandulifera chromosome 2, dImpGla2.1, whole genome shotgun sequence DNA.
acttggaatttgatcaaaataaatttcaaaaggagttttcgaaaaccgtttagttactaaagatcgattttgtgtatagcaagcggtattgatagcttcagcccaaaacttttgagctatacccgaatcggctatcattgaccttgcggcttccttgagagttcggtttcttctctcagccaagccattttgttgaggagttctagcactagacaactcgtgcctaataccggaatcatcgagaaaagtagttaaattactatttataaactcagttcctctatcacttctgattttgtttactttaatagatttttcattttgtattctcaagatcagtttaatcaagtttgaagttgcttgattcttagaagctagaaaagtaacccaagtaaatttggagtaatcatcaacaactaccatagtataatgcatgcctccttaactagttactttaactagaccaaacaaatccatatgcaagagttctaagcatctttcagattgataatttcctttacttttaaaagatgatttcacttgttttcccatttgacatgcagcacatactttatcttttgaaaatttaacgtttggaaaaccgtgaactagttccttggagcAAATAAAgttgattgttttgaaattcaagtgatttaaccgtttatgccaaagccaatttggatcatttccggctatcatacacacaggtttttcgaaatcagttttccagttcactttgtaaatgtttcctatccggttaccggttaacaaagtgtcatcattttgatttttgactaagcatgagcttttatgaaattcaactttgtagcccacatcacacatttggcttatgcttagtaaattaaagcttagtttttctactaatagcacattatttatagataattcaccatggacaatcttacccttgcccacggttttaccttttgagttatccccgaatgtgatgaatgctccggtttcgtatttgatgtcggtcagtagctccttatttccggtcatgtgccttgagcatccactgtccaagtaccattcagaattcttcaaccggttgctcctcctaacctgcaacaaacaattatttacacctttttggtacccacatttagttgggtccatggttgattagtccctttgggatccagacttgaattagtcggatcactttcccggttattgttttgataatatttggcttaacttcttggccgttgctcaagaatgccttatgtggtgatgggcttctttgatgtcggtttttattacttttatttggtttccggttggctctccttctctcaggatgaagccatttttcagttTCGTTAGGgcctacatacttaagcgtttcttccggttttaggtcattttcagtttgtgaacttttgacaaattttataaacggaagattatttttcgttagtttcatcccgttggattgttttgtttcattttgtttacttggatcataaccgataccatatctagACTTAggatgtcgtttatagttacacatttgtttcactgtttgacgtgatctctcccacgcagccgtgacgtacattgctcgttcatcggtttcggttgcCGGTTGAACTGttttctcattatcggagaatagttcgtCCGGTTCATACGTTtcaatttcacatgttttatcgttttcataatttatttgttcggttttaggttctacaggtGTTGGTATATACGccgatatatttctgaactcagcaaccatttggttgagtgcagaaactagatcttctttagtaaactcatcagaagagaaatcaaatacctcttcgtcgtttgccatgaagcaggttactttctcttcaccatcttcattatcggagtatgcccactcgcttccaccgtcggatgcaatgagagctttttgaatttcttttccttcatcagcatgttgatcatcatttcttctgTAGTCatttcgttggttattgttgtttccccgataattgtttccttgataattgtttccttgataccggttgccttgatagttattcgcttgataattatttccttgataatttccttccggttttctatcgtctcttcttggttttctacattctgacctgaaatgtccaaaaccatcacagttataacatctcttgtttgatttatctacatagttataattaaaatcattattagatggtggctggctcttcttcatgaatttcccgaatttctgggctagcatcgccatcacatcgtcggttatttgatcagtgtttttgactggagccggtgcggttgataatggagttagacgacatgTCTAACAACGTGTCCCTTCacactaatctgaaggagttagactacttgtgtctaactttcatctgttagactgcacgtctaactgcgtctgttagactgcacgtctaactgtgtctgttagactgcacgtctaattacgtctattagactgcacgtataactgcgtctgttagactatacgtatAACTATGTTTGTTATACtttacgtctaactacgcctgttagactgcacgtctaactacgtatgttagactgcacgtctaactatgtattcattagactgcacgtctaactacatctattagactacacgtctaactacgtatccgttagactacacgtctaactacatatccattacattgtacgtctaactacgtctgttagactgcatatctaactacgtatacgttagactgcacgtttaactatgtatacgttagactgcacatctaactacgtatacgttagactgcacgtctaactacgtatacgttaaactgcacgtctaactacgtctgttagactgcacgtgtaaatacgtatccgttagactgcacgtctaactacgtatccgttagactacacgtctaactacatatgttagattgtacgtctaactacatatgttagactgtacgtctaactacgtctgttagactgcacgtctaactacgtatccgttagactgcacgtctaactatatctgttagagtgcacgtctaactacgtacgtCTAATAACCTATACATCTAATGAACCAGATTAATGCTAAGTCAAATTTAGCATGTTTTGATGCaccttcaaataaaacaattagacgacttagtttctttcttatttaaatttttcaCAAGTTCATAATCAAAAtaccgttagtcaaaataatttgacccaacaatttctccctttttgatgatgatgttaaaactttgcacaaTTAAAAGATAAACACCCATCAAATTTAAGAAAGAATGATATTTGTTCGCAAACTACAGAAATAGGTTCCAAAAATCAATATTCCAAATACTAAGTTTAAAAACCAAGTTCACAAACCAATATTCCAAAAGccaagttaaaaaaaatcacaaaccAACAGAAGATAGTTTAGAAGAGGAGAGATTATtgatcttcccttttcacgattGGGTAGTTGAATCCTTCACCGCTCAGAAGGTTTCGGAATGGAGGGAGAGAACGGCCACCACAACCACTGTTTCCACCGCTTCCACCACCATGATCACCGCTGCGACTTCCACCTCTTTTGGTTGGCCTGCAACTTCCTTCATCTGTTAGTTTTCTCTTCGATCTGGTGTCGGTTGAAACATCACCTCTACTGCTACCACCGCCTTTAGAATTTCCACCGCCTCTAGAACTTCTTTgaccctttttaacattatcatctTCATGGGAAATGATGTTCTTTTCTTTATTAGCAACACCTTCAACATCTTCAATTGCCTAAATTTGTCTTGCGAAGGAATCAGCTTGTTCCATTCGCTCAGCATCAGCTCTACTCATATGACCTTGCATCTCAACCATTTAACTTTGAAGCAAATTTACTCCAGCCATAactttgttaggatcggggacgcccttggaggaccggggtgttttccggtttcaggtaagggtggccgcttacaacacacacactcttttggtgatagtccggttagagactaaaacctttctcagcactacacaacctgtcacagactcttgaaccgggttcaagggcggaaatgtctgtttcaagttgaagcaacgaatgcgactgtTAGATGATTGATGTTTTaggaaggagtcggtttaatggaggtgagtgaccggttttggaggtatgattagtttgcggtttacgttAAGAAAGTAAGAAATGAAAGCGAGGGAAAGAGAACGAgacaggaaatttgtttatggatgttcggagcaaaccctcctacgtcaccccttcttctcaggttatgagaaggatctccactaactctttagagttataattacacttccggtcgagcccaacttcgctactcgccggttacaccaaactcacactttgatgtaatacaacaactcaacaaaacaaaacacacaaagtttccggttttaagcacACCGGCTTTAGAATAcagaactttatctctctagaattttatgctttatgactttcagagTTTTTGATGCTTCACAACTACAACTCCCGAACTGCTGCTCttaatgaagacgtttgatcttccttttatagctgaaagtagctaacggctactttcttctctctcttgcggattggtcgatcattatcacgcctgtttgcaaagaggttgcttgcacgcttcaacttcctcaacacctggcattcatgcaggtgactctgagcatatgatgacatagccggtttttcAGATTGtaacacgtgttgaacatccgcctccggttgtcagcatcggatcaacaaaacatcattgctttcctcgcatgcttctgatcggatccgatcttcttttattctttcgagacacgtttcttccgtcatggtacgtcactctttgaattttgaatcttctgacttttgatctgagccatccggtttttgtgtcttgtagtatgatgatccggttggaatggAAATTTATGTCTtggttaaccggtcgcttgagaaggGTAGAGCCGGTTCCTTTGATCTTTGTCTTGATCACTcgaggctggtttctttgaggTATATCAGCAACCAGTTtctgatgccccaaccggttcatacggttttagaagtacctgtacatgaagattaacctctgtttagttcgtctggccggttccaaaattaatctacttaatttttctatcaaactTCTATATGAAGTTCCATAGTGATTTCCCTTTCGCAATCATTCAAATTGGACTTTCGTTAGAAAAGATTCTTCTCGAATTTCGTGTGAGTTTTGTTGAGGATGTTGATCTCATA
It encodes the following:
- the LOC124924627 gene encoding predicted GPI-anchored protein 37 translates to MEIDKLLNVADAERLNEADAVARRFQDEENVVVEASKQPIDIDDSNNMTLQEIANQDNLVLEKNIISHEDDNVKKGQRSSRGGGNSKGGGSSRGDVSTDTRSKRKLTDEGSCRPTKRGGSRSGDHGGGSGGNSGCGGRSLPPFRNLLSGEGFNYPIVKREDQ